agcCGCTAAAATGCTCAGAATGGTACCTGGTCATGGTAAGCACCCAGGAGAGGTTAGCCATCCTTACTTCTGAAGCCCCTACTGCTTGTGTAGTTCTAGCACCCCCCTTTCACTGCCTGTAAACTAGATGATCAGGTTCAACAACCCTAGTTCTTAACTTTCCGGGGATTACGAATGGCTTTGAGAATCTGACAAAGCAATAGACTAATTCCCAATTGAATGTATAAAAATTTACATCCATTTCGAGAGTTCCTGTTACCTTTGAGGTCCAAGGGGAGTCCATGGGTCTCAGATACAGAGGATCCTATTCCAGGAGAATCCAAGGAACAGGTGGCTCCACCAGGACCCCAGGAACTGGCCAGGTGCCTGGCCTCTGCCCATCACATGCCCTGAGGGGCCCTCTGGCCTCCCAGTGAGTGATGACCCCCATCCTGACCCTCATCTTCTCCTGGCGATCCACGGAGCCAGCCCCACCAGAGCTACGGCTCATCCCTGCCAAATCTATTGACAAACAGAGGCTTTCAGGCTTGGGGCTTCCCAGTAAGAGGGGAGCAGCTCTGATAAAGGCCACACCAGGATGTCTGACTCTACCCATGGTGGGGTTGCAGGTGgtgtggggggcggggaaggTCTGTCATTCTCTCCTGTGGGTCTGGCCAGGAGCAGAGGTTCAGAAGCAGCTGGGCACATCCTGGTGGAGAGGAGGGCTGAGGGTGGCCTTGGAGGACCCGGCGGCTTGATGTGCTTCCCCCCTGCCTGCAGGGGTGGGTGGCTGTGCTCTGGGCCTCAGCACTCAACCCAACAAGGCTGACTTCGTAGTATGACCAGACAGTGGGCACTGCCCAGGCACCTGGGTGAGCATCAGAGAAAAGGGGACCACGACCATCTGGAATGGGCCACCTCCTAGctgtatgtcatcaggcaagaCTGAACCTCTTACAGCCtccatttattcatctgtaagatggggataataacagaCCCTGCCTCATCAGGTGGAGGGGTGAACTAATGAGATAATGCAGGTTAAGAAgtcagaatagtgcctggcatggaggcagtgttcaataaatggttaTACTAGGTGATTaattattactactgctgctgctaattATTACTGTAGCTCCTGATAAATGTTTAGGTAACTGAGAAAAAGCCATTTTAATTAATCTCAAGTGCTGGGAGCTCAGCCGACTTGCTTTAAGCAACAATTGTAAGAGACACTTCTCCAGCGTCTACAGCAGGGGCGCCTGGGGCCTGGGCCACCTCCTCTCGGCTCTTCCCTCTTGGGAATCCCGCCGCAGCGGTGGCACACAGCCTGGGTGCTCAGACCACCTCCACTCGAAGTACCCACAAAATCTCTTTTCTGCCGTGCGGGCTCATGGAACTTGTTCAGCCCATTTACGGGAGCCCTGGGAGACGCTCATGATGGCGGGAGATAGGAGTTGGTGGACAGATGCCGCAGCCTCCTGTCCTCCGAGGATCGATTCTGAGACTTGTTCTACACGTGTCCCTGGCAGGGATGAGCCCCAGCTGCCCACGGCGGTAACCAGCTCTTTGATGCTCTCGTTCTGGCGTTTCTGCCATCCCAGTCTCATTCTCCCTGGCAGGGACCGCCTCCTAAGTAAACAACCTACAACATCGCAGGCTCTGCTTTCGGGGGAACCCAACCAAGATGCACATCCAACAAGCCAGGTGCCGTGGGAGCCCCTCAGTATGTTACCTCTCTCAACAGGTCTATGGGGTGCACAAAGCCTTAAcatctaggaagtggcagaggcaggatccCAACCCAGACGTCTGACTCCAGGGCCCAAATTCATACACTCCTGGAGACAGAggtaggggaggggagtggagagcaTTGCCCCTCGTCACCCCCTGCATCCCTCCAGCACGTGGGCTGCAATCGTAAACACTTCCAGGGAGCCAGGGACTTAATGTTGATATGTTATAGCGGCCGGGCCAGGGAGTGTGGTGAAGAGAAAGTGGATCCCCACCTAAAGGGCCACCACAACTCAGTGAGGGGTAAGAGACAGAGCCTTTGCAGCCAGCTTCACACGACTGCTGCCAGGTGGGAATGGCAGCCCAGCACTGCCAGATCGATATTTGCGAAAAAGGCCAGAAACCCGGCTTTTTATATTAAATTGGTCGATGCTAAATAAGAATGCAGCTCTGGGCCCATTTCAGCACAGCGGTCAACGTCTGTAGGCTCTGATCTGCCAGGACCATCCCCAGGACCACCCATCCCCggtggagaaaaaggagagagcacTTTTGCGAAGAACAGCCTAACCCAGCGGGGCGGTGCCCACCTTACCTGCGCTGTGTTCATCCATCGAGAAGGCCTTGTTCTCCATGTAGGTCCGCGGCAGCGGCACGTCCTCCTCAAACGCCGTCTCCCGCATCCTCGGCTGCGACGTGTCGAAGTAGTTGGGTGCGTTCTCCTGCGGGGAGGGCAGGATGGTGCAGTGGACCTCTGGGATGGCGTGGAAGATGACGAAGACCCAGCCACTGGCCACCAGCGTGATGGCCAAGGTGGGGTCTCCCCAGGCGTCTCCCTGCCGCAGCTCCGCGTTGCCGAAGAGGTACATGGTCATCCAGGCCACCCAGACGAGCACGGAGAGGAAGGCCGTGACCAGGATGCAGACCCCGTTCTGCTTCCACTTCTTGAACTTGCCGCACAGCGTGAAGAGGGCCAGCCCCAGGGTGGCCACGAGCAGCACCATGTCGTAGATGAGGGCCATGGCGAAGTCCATCGGCTCGTAGGCGCAGGCCGGCTTCTCGTCGCGCAGCACCGTCAGCACGAGCCACTCGATGGCGATGATGACCTGCACGAGCATCAGGCACAGGGCCACGCCCACCAGCTGCCAGCCCGACGGGCTCTTGCCGCGGCGCACCAGCCTCCGCACGCGCCACGCCTGGCTCAGCAGGCAGGAGAAGCAGAGCGCGAAGAGGACGCCCCAGAGGAACCGGCGGACGGCGCAGATGGTCTCATCCTCCCGGATGATGAAGGCGAACGTCAGGCCGAAGAGGCCCAGGGTccccaggaggaagaggaagtggaGGCCCACGGGGTCCTTCTTCTCCTTGTCCTTGATGAACGGCAGGCGCACCAGGAGGATGAGAATGAGAAGCAGTGTGATCAGGGCGCCCGCCCCCGCCACGGCCTCCACCACGATGCCCCAGATGGTGTCCAGGTCGCACAGGGACACGTACTGAGGAAGGAGGTCCAGCCCGCAGCCCCGGGACGTGCTGGTGTTCTCGGAGGCCCCGGAGGCAATCACGAAGAGCAGGAGGAAAGCAAGCACCTGGTGGGTTCTCATCTTTCTCTCTGACACCAGGAACGTTCCAGAAAAGTTGGGGGGAAAAGACCAATTCATTGTAAGACTCCCACTCTCCTGACTTCTTTAAGAAGACCCACCTCACTTCAAACCCACCAGCCCCCTTCTCCAGGCAGCACAGCCTGGAGGAGGGGCGGGGATTTCGGCCCCCATCTACCCCCTAGTCCGGGCTCAGTGAACAGCCGTGAACCATCAGTGCTAGTGGCTGGAGAAGAGGATGGGAGGGGGACTCACTTTCTCTGGATactctttcatattctttgaaTTTGAGGCCATGTCTGAGCTCTTCAAAAATAAGGGAATAAAATGAGACTTGAAGAGACGGTCATGGGCCGAGCGCTCGCTGGGAGAGGGGCACGCACTACCCGTTTCAGTCTCTCAGCCTGGGAGAGGGGCACGCACTAGCCGTTTCAGTCTCTCAGCGCTAACAGCTGACATTCACCGATGACTCACCCTCGGCCAGGCACCCGACACATCCAGTCCTCACACAGGTGACGGTGACACAACAGTCTTGAGGAGGTTGGGacacctgcccagggtcacaccaCTCAGCTCCTAGACGCATGCCCTCTCAGAAGCTTCCCAGCGTTTCAAATGTAGTGTGAACAGTCTTCCTGGGTTCCACCCTTTCCCCCCTCTCCCCTCGCACATCCCACCCCTCCCACAAATATCTGCTGAGAGTCCATCCTCTCACTCCAGCCAGCCCACCTCTGTCGGGGATGCCTCCATGCCTCATGGAGTCCACACAGCCGCCAGGAGATGGGCTTATTAACCCCTGTCTcgtcttcccctcctccctctgcctagaCTGCCCTCCACACCCTGCTCTTATGGAAAactgcccctccccacactggTCTCAGCTCTAATGTCATCCCCTCAgaccttggccaaggtcacacccccatccccacccccagcgtCCCTCATCTATTTCTTAGGTCTAATGGCATCTGTCATCTTTTTGCCTGTTTACTTTGTTTCTCctgtcccttcctcctctcctcccttcctgtctTTCTTCACCACTAGCTACAGGGTGACGGGGACACGGTCTGTCTCGTTCATCAGCCTCGGGCCTCATTCTTCCTCGTTTGGGgggttgtcctgtgcattgcagggtgTGTAGCAGCATcactggcctctacccaccaggTGACTGAagctcaccccctcccccaactgtGACAACCTCCCAAGTTTTTAGACACTGCCAGTGTCCCCTGGGGGGAAAATCACCAGGATGAGCGCCACTGGTCAAGTACTAGCATAAAAGCACACTAGATGCTTCCTAAATACTGAGTGAACGAGACTTCTCACCAGGACTCTCCTCTACCCACTGCCACCAGCTCCTTGCT
The sequence above is a segment of the Orcinus orca chromosome 16, mOrcOrc1.1, whole genome shotgun sequence genome. Coding sequences within it:
- the GPRC5B gene encoding G-protein coupled receptor family C group 5 member B isoform X1 yields the protein MRTHQVLAFLLLFVIASGASENTSTSRGCGLDLLPQYVSLCDLDTIWGIVVEAVAGAGALITLLLILILLVRLPFIKDKEKKDPVGLHFLFLLGTLGLFGLTFAFIIREDETICAVRRFLWGVLFALCFSCLLSQAWRVRRLVRRGKSPSGWQLVGVALCLMLVQVIIAIEWLVLTVLRDEKPACAYEPMDFAMALIYDMVLLVATLGLALFTLCGKFKKWKQNGVCILVTAFLSVLVWVAWMTMYLFGNAELRQGDAWGDPTLAITLVASGWVFVIFHAIPEVHCTILPSPQENAPNYFDTSQPRMRETAFEEDVPLPRTYMENKAFSMDEHSAALRTGFRNGSLGNRPSAPFRSNVYQPTEMAVVLNGGTIPTAPPSYAGRHLW
- the GPRC5B gene encoding G-protein coupled receptor family C group 5 member B isoform X2 gives rise to the protein MRTHQVLAFLLLFVIASGASENTSTSRGCGLDLLPQYVSLCDLDTIWGIVVEAVAGAGALITLLLILILLVRLPFIKDKEKKDPVGLHFLFLLGTLGLFGLTFAFIIREDETICAVRRFLWGVLFALCFSCLLSQAWRVRRLVRRGKSPSGWQLVGVALCLMLVQVIIAIEWLVLTVLRDEKPACAYEPMDFAMALIYDMVLLVATLGLALFTLCGKFKKWKQNGVCILVTAFLSVLVWVAWMTMYLFGNAELRQGDAWGDPTLAITLVASGWVFVIFHAIPEVHCTILPSPQENAPNYFDTSQPRMRETAFEEDVPLPRTYMENKAFSMDEHSAALRTGFRNGSLGNRPSAPFRSNVYQPTEMAVVLNGGTYAGLSLL